In one Salvelinus sp. IW2-2015 linkage group LG26, ASM291031v2, whole genome shotgun sequence genomic region, the following are encoded:
- the cav2 gene encoding caveolin-2, with the protein MGLERENYETSIIMDEDEFNRSIEPILSKKDYVYAAIPDRDPNDINAHLKVGFDDVIAEPSSSHSFDRVWIGSHAVFELFKYVFYRILTTILAVPMAFIIGIVFGVLSCIHIWVLMPVVRSCLMALPSVQVVWSSLTDIFVTPLFHSLGRCLSSVHVKAMDN; encoded by the exons ATGGGTCTCGAAAGGGAGAATTACGAGACGAGTATCATCATGGACGAGGACGAGTTCAACAGATCAATAGAACCGATTTTGTCGAAAAAAGACTACGTCTACGCGGCGATCCCAGACCGAGATCCCAATGACATAAACGCGCACTTAAAG GTTGGTTTTGACGATGTGATCGCAGAGCCCAGTTCCAGCCACAGCTTCGACAGAGTATGGATAGGAAGCCACGCCGTCTTCGAACTGTTCAAATATGTATTCTACCGAATACTGACCACCATCCTCGCCGTTCCCATGGCATTTATCATCGGGATAGTCTTCGGGGTCCTCAGCTGTATTCATATTTG GGTGTTGATGCCAGTGGTGCGGAGCTGTCTGATGGCCCTGCCCTCTGTCCAGGTGGTCTGGAGCAGCCTTACAGACATTTTTGTCACCCCCCTCTTCCACAGTTTGGGCAGGTGTCTGTCCTCTGTCCACGTCAAGGCCATGGACAACTGA